The Merismopedia glauca CCAP 1448/3 DNA segment TTTGTCTCGTTTAGATCTAAAAAATGATGCTGTCTATGGAGTATTACCACCTGCTGACGTGTTGTGGAGTAATGCTTTGTATGGTGTGGTTTATACCGTGTTATTTCTGGCGATCGCAACCATTATTTTTTCTCGTCGGGAGTTCTAAAGATCGATCTTTCCGGAAATGGTAGCACTCTGGTTGTAGTTGCTTAGGACTGACGCAGATTGCCAAATTTTACACTATCTGTAAAGTAGGGTAGGCATTGCCTACCTTACTTATGGTGTTTGTGCGTAAGTCATGTTGCTATTAAGCTGCGATCCCAAGTTGTCACCTAAATCTAGATTTTGGGTACTCTTTATATAATTACTCCAATATCCACTTGGAAGACTGATATCTCAATATGTTTATCGAAACTCTGTTAACAGATCCTCTTCTATTTATACGTCTAATTATCATTCTTGTGGTTTCAATTACTATCCACGAATTAGCACACGGGATTGTAGCGTTATCTCAAGGAGATAATACGCCCCAAGTTACCGGACATATGACCTTAAATCCAGTGGTTCATATGGGTTGGGAGTCGCTAATTTTCTTGTGCTTAGTTGGAATTGCTTGGGGACAAATGCCGGTTAATCCCAGTAAGTTTCGCTATCATAAACTTAGCAATATTTTAGTATCTGCGGCGGGTCCAGTGTCTAATTTAGGTTTGGCGAGTATTGGTATTGCTGGACTTTATTTATCGAAGGATAATGGATTAGTAAGTCAAGAGTTTTTATATCTAGCCGCACAAATTAATATTACCTTGTGCTTGTTTAATTTATTACCGATCCCTCCCCTAGATGGATTCCATATTTGTAGCGAAATTTTTCCAGGTTTGAAGTGGTTAGAAAATAGTTACTTCGGACTTTTTGCGATGATGATTATTTGGATAACTGGAATTGGAACAATCTTCTTTGTTGTCAGTCAATGGATAATTTGTAAACTGGTTCCAACTTTGTCAGTTTGTAGCTTCTAGTTTCTCTTTCTAAATCGCTAGAATCGGAAAGTAGTGGTGAGACTAAAAAAAATGGTGCTGGTAGAGAAACTCGAACAACTTAAATCTATTTTTGCGGAGATGGAATGTGCGTTGATCGCCTATTCTGGCGGGGTAGATAGCACTTTAGTCGCGAAAGTGGCTTATGATGTGTTAGGCGATCGCGCTGTGGCTGTGACGGCTGAATCTGCTTCGTTACTCCCCGAAGAGTTGGAAGATGCTCGGATTCAAGCTGCGGCTATTGGGATTTCTCATCGAATTGTCCAAACTCAGGAAATGGAAAATCCTAATTACACTAGCAACCCAGTCAATCGGTGTTACTTCTGTAAAAGCGAACTCCATGACACCCTCAAGCCTCTAGCACGTCAGATGGGATACCCTTATGTGGTAGATGGGGTAAATGCCGATGACTTGCGAGATTACCGTCCAGGTATCCAAGCAGCGAAAGAAAGAGGAGCTAGATCTCCTTTGGCTGAAGTGGGAATTACTAAAGCTGAAGTGCGAGAATTGTCTCAAAAACTCGGACTCCCTTGGTGGGATAAACCCGCTCAACCTTGTCTGAGTTCCAGATTTCCCTATGGTGAAGAGATTACTTTACCAAAACTGCAACGGGTTGGTAGAGCCGAAGTGTATTTGCAAAAACTGGGTTGGAAGACTTTGCGGGTGCGTTCTGTTGGCGATACGGCAAAAATTGAGCTACCAGTCGAACAAATTCAAAATTTTGTGGCTAGCACCGATTTACCAGCTTTGGTAAGCAAGTTTCAAGAGCTAGGGTTTGTTTACGTGACTCTAGATTTAGAAGGCTTCCAAAGCGGTAAGTTAAACCAAGTTTTGACACCAGCTAAAATACCCGTCACCTCTTGAGTTTTTTCACTCAAAATCCGGCGGCTTAAGTTAAGATCTAAAATATTTAGGAATTTAGATAGATAATGCTTGCAATTAATAACTTTAGATGTTAGTATTTAAATACAAGTTCAGTTTAGTACTTTAACTAGATTGGACAACCATACCTAGCCGTTGCTGCTCCAGTCGGAGTGGTGGGGGCTAGGTATTGCTTTGCTAATGACTCCTGTAGAGACGTAGCACTGCTACCTCTCTGCACCTAGCGATCGCCTTTGAGTTACCTCAACTTGGTATCATCACTATGAGCTAACTGTGAGATTAATTAGAACTGATGAGTCAATTACGCGCCTTACTTTTTGATGTTGATGGTACTTTAGCCGATACCGAACGAGATGGACATCGAGTTGCTTTCAATCAAGCATTTGCAGAAGCTGGTTTAGATTGGAATTGGTCTGTAGAACTGTATGGGAAACTATTAGAAGTAACTGGTGGAAAGGAACGCATCCGTCACTATTTAAAAACCTATTGTCCAGAATTAAGTATTCCAAGCGATGACGAAATTGCTGGCTTACACGCTACTAAAACTAAGTATTATTTAGAATTAATTGCTCAAGGAAAAGTACCACTGCGTCCTGGTGTATTAAGATTAATCCAAGAGGCCCGTGAAGCCGGATTGAGATTAGCGATAGCCACAACCACGACAATGGCTAACGTCACTAACTTATTAGATAAAACCCTAGATCCTAGTTTATTTGAAGCGATCGCGGCTGGTGATATAGTACCCCAGAAAAAACCTGCTCCTGATATCTATAACTATATCCTGAAAGAAATGGATTTAGCCCCAGAAGAATGTATGGCTTTTGAAGATTCTCATCCTGGATTGCGATCGTCTACAGGAGCAAATTTAACTACAATTATTACGGTTAATGATTACACCAAACACCAAGATTTTTCATCTGCGCCCTTAGTATTAAATCATTTTGGCGAACCAGATTTGCCCTGTACTGTTTTATCAGGAAAGATTCAAGATCTGAAATATTTGGATTTAGGGACTATTCAACAATTACACGCTATGTGTGTTTAAAAGGAAGAAGGAAGAGAGAAAAGCCAATATTGCGCCAGCACCAGTAGTTTTCCCCTTCGTAAACCCCTAGGGACTAGATCGATCAACTCAAGCGGGTACGGGTACTATTGGTCGTTCAATTTACGAAATTCCATCCGGAAAACCAATAGTACCCGATTACCCGCACAGTCAAGATCGAGCTAGTGATGCATGATATAGCTTAGAACTCAGACAGCGATCTCACTGCCCATAATAGCAAGGTTCTTGACTAACTTGATGCTGAGCTAGTTTCAATCATACCCTATAAATTGGGAAAAATTGCCCCAGCACCAATCGTTTTCCCCTTCGTAAACCCCATAGGACTAGAGCGATCTACTCCAAAGGTGGGATACCCTACCGGAGCATTAAATTCACGGAATTAAACCCGTAATTTCCGGTAGGGCATCCCACCGCACAGTCAAGATCGAACTAGTGATGCATGATATAACTTAACACTCAGACAGCGATACGCGCAAGCGCGTCGTCCAAACGAACGCACTGCCCATAATAGCAAGGTTCTTGACTAACTTAGTGCTGGGCGCAATTTAGAGACACTGACGGGCATGGTGCATTCGCAGTGCCAAAATGTGTTCGCAAGGGCCTTTATACAGCTTATTTTGCTGATGCCAATTGCAGGTACATTCTGCTGCTATTATACGCTCATCTCCATCAATTTTCACAGTAGGATTATAAGTCTTCAAGCGTTCTTTTACTTCCCCTGTCAAAGTAAGAACACCCCCATTTTGATTTGCCTCAGTCACTTTGACGACATTTTCTTGCAAAAACCTGGTAGCGCTAGCTTCTCGTTCGTTGGTAAACCTCAGCTTATCCATTGGTAGGGGTTCGCGACTCAACTCCCGTACCCGATAAACTTGCTTGTTCAAGTCGTAAATTGCTCTTCCTGCTTGAGTATACGAACTTAAAGCCCCCAAAACTGTACTTTGACTGAGATTCAATCGCTTAGCTAATTGAGATGGGGTTTCTCGCCAAGTAGTTTTTAAAGCTTGGAATACAGTTTGCTTAGTTGCAGCATCGACATTTCCACGGGGTGCCATTAAGTCAAAATTGCCAGAACTAGACCAATCATTGGCAGTCCATCCCGATAAACCCAGGGTAAATGACATATCTCCCAAATCCGCAACGTAGAATGAAGGCATACCCGTTCCCAACAGGTGAACGGTAAACTTTTTCGCCACGGAAATAAGTCTTTCTAAAATCAGTAATCGCCGTCTTCCCCAGACTCTAATCGTCTGTTCGGAACTTCCTGTATAGATAGAACGGGGACAAATTACTTCAATATTCCACGGTTCAAACACTAGCCACACTGGTTGTCCGGGTTGCAGATGATAGCGCAAACTGCGAGGGCCTTGCTTCTCTTTGTGGCGACGCAACACCATACAAAGATTGTAGACATCCATCGGTTGTAAGTCAAATTGAATCGTTGGAAGTGACATCGCCGAACTAACTTGTAAAAACCCCCTTACCCACGTATCTGGTAAGTCGATTTTGACTTCTTTGTAGGCTGATTCGCTAGTAGTTTGAACTTCAAAACCGGAAGGATCTACTTGTAATTGAGTGGTTTTATAAGTGCGAATTTTTTGAAATTCATCGTATAAACTAGCTGAGTAATCTACATTAGTAGTTCCGCAAGCAAACTCTTTAATATCTTTGAATACTTCATAACTAGCACCTAATCTACCATAGCTAGATTCATCCATACTAAAGCATTCAAAAAATACTTCATCTGGATGTACTGTAATTACTGGATCGAGGACAAACCAAGCATCTCGATCTTTTTGATAAATATAATCAAAATACTTTTGTCTGGCTTGATATAATGGTTTTAAACGTTCGTAAGAGCGGTGTCTTAAGCTTTGAATTTCGGCATTAAGACGATCGATCTTTTGTTTTATTTCTTGTTTTTGAGCAGCTACTAATTGCCAATCAATTTCTAACTGTTGAGCCGCCCATTCTTTGTAAGCTGTTTTGTCTTTTGGCTTGAATCTTAAGTCTGATATAACTACATCATGAAGGGCGCTAATAGCTTCTCTAAAAGCAATGTTTTGCCGCAGTTCACCCATAAAATATGTGGGTTGACGAGTCAAGTCGGGAGCAAATGACATTTGGGTATTATTGGCTCGTTCGATAACTCCGGTATTGCCACTGTAGGCGTAATTAAATTCCATAGTCTTTATCTGGTAAGGGTAACTGGTTTAACAGAAATAGGTAGAGAAATATGGGGATAATGTCGTTGAATTTGATGAAGAAGTTGAATGGCTTTAGCGCGATCGCTGATACAAATTGTCATAGATTGTCTAGTCATAATTTCAGCCACTAAACTGGCTACAAATTCACTTTGAGTCGCTTCTCGTTCCAGAAAAGTAAAAACTCGTTTTTTGGCGACTGCACCACGATTGACTAAAGATAAAACCCGTATAAAATAAGATTTCAACTCTTCTATTTTAGCCGATCTACCACTAGCGTAATCGGTTAAATAATCAGTGGCAAATAGTTGCATATCTGCTGATGGATGTTCGCTCAATTTGAGTAAATACTCTTCTCCATAGCTTTGCTGAAAAGTCTTATTTACCAACTCTCTCCCAAACTCCCGGACATTTTCTTTGACGCTATCGCAGATACTAATTAAGATTTCAGGAGTCCATTCCTGTAACTGAATTTTTTCGGTAAATAGTGCTTGAGCAAAGTTTTGCGTATCTTCCCATTTTGATTCTAGCAACTTCACAGCCACCTTCATGGCTGAGGCATCGCTTTTCAGGATATTTACCCTTTGAGTAACTATGGATTGAGCAATTTCTCTGACTTTAATTAATTCATGACTGGCTAATTTGACTAACTCTAAGACTTCTAATTCGGCTAACCAAGTTTCAGAACTATTTTGTAACAGGTTTAATCCCAATTCTTGAGCGAAAACCGATTGAGATTCTAGCAACTTCATCACTTGCGACTTAGTGACTTGTTTCATCCAGTCAGTAACTTCATTTTGCAGCAAATTTACAATATATTCGTGTAAACCTTCTACCTTCTCTTGCCGACTCAATTTATTAATTAATTCATCACTAATTCTCTGAGAAAAATCCGCAGATTCTCGACTTAAACGCCCAACTATCGGGCGAACTTCTTGACGGATACTTGCTAATTTATGAGTTGTCATGGATAATAGCAACTCATATCTTTGCGACAATATCTCTGAAGGCAACTTACCAAAAATTCTAATTCCGATTAAGCGGATTGACTCGTGTTGAGAATCTAGTAAAGACTCAATTAATTCTGTAGGTAAATCCACCGCCTTTATTTCATGGTTAAGTAGAATTTGCGCGGCTAATTCTTGAACTTCTTTGAGTGAATGTTTGAGCAAATCTAGAATTACACCCAATCCCAAATTAGACAGTTGCGGAGTAAAACTAACTAAAAGAGTTTCGCCAATTTCTTGAGCCAGGTTTGCTTGTGAATCTTCCAAACCAATTAAAATAGCAATTAAGCGCCCAATAAATACCTTGGCTCTATTTCCATCATCCCAAATATGAGTGCTGAGTAATTCCCGTGCAAACAAACGATTGTCGGGATGTTCGTTAGTAATTAATGTCGCCACGAAGTTACTATCTTGTAAAAAGTAACTTTGTTGAGATAAAATCCACTCATGCGATCGCTCGCGGGCTGGTTTGTAAGCAGAATTAAGCGCAGCGAGAATTAATTCTAAATTGAATACATTCGGATCGTATTTTCCCTCAAGTAATTCAAACCCCAATTTAGCCGTTATTTCATAAGGCTTTTGAAGCAGTTTAATCAAACTAGATAATTCTATTTGACTGCAAAAATCCTGACAGCAGCGAATCGCTTTAACAGCAAATTTATGTACTGGCTGACAATTACTTTCTAAAAGTAGTTTTAATAACGCTTCAGGATTTTGTTCCCAAAGTTCGGGAAAAGATTCTTCTCTAGCTTCAGGTTCCGCATTTCCTGGTTGATAGGGTTCGACACAGCACCAAGCTTTAGAATTGTGTTTTAACTGATAGCGATCGCTGTTTTCATACAAAATGTGATACAGCAGATGATACCTAGCAAAACTATCCCAATGATGATGGTATGCTATGGATCGCCAGTTTCCCCCTTCACGTTCCCATCGGTAAAAAGTACTGCTTCTTGGTGATTCAGCATCTGTGTCAGAATACTGCAACAGGATCTGAGTCGCTAAATTAATATATTGGGAATCTTGTTCCTCTCCTAATTCTGTTAAAGTGCGCCAAACTCTCCGACGCAAGTAATTCCGAGTTTGGTTGCTATAGCCCAGCTTAGCATCGGGGGCAGACATAGCGTTCTTGTATTCAGGATTGTCCCACTTACGATACTCTCTAGTTTCTTGATTGTATTCGTACTGGTATTTCCGCACCCAAGTACCATTAGGGAGTTTAATGTAGTAGCGATCGCTATCGAACATCGCTGCTTCTTTCTCTAACCGATAAGTCAAAATCCCAAAAACTTCAGCATCTTGACGATACTCAGCCATTTTGAAGATATGGCGCATCCGTTGCCAATAATTTGGGCGCAAAGGCGCAGTGCGTAATATATTTAATAAAGCTGGACGCGCGTACTGGTTATCAATTCTATATAAAGTATCTAATACTTCAAACCGTCGATAATCATCGGTTTCTAAATAATTAGTTAAAATTTTGCAAAAATCCGTCGCCGAACCGCGTTTAACTGTGGTTTGCAACTCTGTTGGTAGCAAGTCAATCATCTCAGATTGCAATTGACTGCGAGTCTCTTCATCCGAAAGTTTCAACAAACCTTCAAAAGCTATCCGACTGACAAAATCTGGAGTTGAGGGTTTTTGATAAAGATTAATTAAAGCCGGAATTGCACCTTTACCACCACAGTTACCCAAAGCAGCAGCTATACAGTAGTCTTTTAGGTCATTCCCGCCACCTAAAAGGGGAATTATGAGGGGAGTCGCCTCAGCAATTTTCAACTCTCCAGCGCGCCATATGGCTCGTTCTAGGGACCATTTCGGACTACCACCTTCTGCTATACACTTAAGAATAGCCTGCTGACGTGCTGCGGGATCTTTAGTGACAGGTTTTACCGAAGCTGTTTCCGCAACCGTCACATCTTGATAACCACCTTTAACTTTAGACGCGACTAACTTATCAAATACTTTTTCTGCGGCTTTGAGATCTACAGGTGTATCTGTTTTTGTACCTTCCTTTAGATTAGTACCCCGCCTGCCATAACGGAAATTAACTAGATACTTATCCGGTTCAACCTGATACAAATCGACTTCATAGACTTTATCAGAAGAACCTTCTTGATTATGAAGAGTAGTGCGTTTAACTAGTTTCATTTTTGAGTCTTGGGGCGATCGCTTACCTTTTGATCCAGTTTTATCCAGTCGCCTTCACCTCCATAGCTAATATATAGCAGAAGTCAGGAGTCAGGAGTCAGGAGTCAGGAGTCAGGAGTTAAGAATGTTAACTAAGCTATTTGTAAAATAAAAGCAATTTAACCAATTGGTATCAGGAATAAAAACAAATAGGGGTATAAATCCCAATGGATTACACCCCCAATTTGATATGATGTTTGCCTAGGTAGAACGTTGTTTCCGATTAAGCTTCAGCTTCTCCACTAGTTTGAGGAGCTAACACTTTGACGACAGTTTGCTCTGGTTCATCAAGGGAGCTAACACCTGCTGGTAAAACAATATCTTTTACCAGCAAACTATCTCCTAAACCCAAACCAGTGACGCTAATATCAATCCCATCAGGAATGCTATCTGGAGCGCAACGGACGTTCATTTCGTTCATAATGGGATCGAGAATTCCACCTTCAACCTTGACCCCAGGAGCTTCACCTGTAAAGTGTAAAGGTATTTGAACGTCAACGTGTGATTGAGCGCTAACAGCAAAGAAACTCAGATGATAAGTATTATTTTTCCAAGGGTGTTTTTGGACTTCCCGCAACAGAGCCTTACCGCTCCAAGAAAGCTCAGGTATACTTAAATCGATCAAAGTATTATTAACCGCAGCACGTTTGAGGAGATTTTCGGCGGCTTTAGCTTCAATTGTCAAAGAAACTGACTCATTTCCTTTATGACCGTATAATACCGCAGGGATCGTACCACTTCTACGTAAAGCTCTAGCCTTACTACCAGCAACACGCTGTTGACATTCGACTGTTAGTTGCATAATCTATCTTTCAATTTCTGAGGGCAATGAACTGCTCCGCCCATACTCCGTATGAACGAAGGTTTCATCCATACAAACATACAAACGTGCTTTTAACGCCTCATTTGCTGTTCAGCCTGGGGTTTGACAAATTGGCAGGATTTCTAATATATTCTATTTCCTGTCACTTACGCTAGGGGTAAGTAGAACGGCGTAATTAAACTGTGTTGGCTGGGCGGGTTTTGTATAAGCGAAAACTGTTACACCGTATGAATCTTGGCTAAACCCGCCCCTACAATCTGTTTGTGTTTAATTGTGCCCACTTACTTAACCCAATTTCGGATTGGCTCTCCCTTGTCCCCGTTGTCCTCCCCCTCCTGCCCTGAAACCCGAAATCTAAAAAACCTCCAACCCCTACCAATCAGCAATTGTGCCTACCTATATGTAAGTCCTATAAGTGCTACTATTGCCATAAACGCAGAAAAGTGATACAGAAGGACAAGATTTTAAATGGAAGAGCTAGATAAGTCAATATCCTTTGATGGACGGGATATTCGACTCAAGGTGGGTCTACTAGCACCCCAAGCAGGTGGCTCAGTATTAATTGAATCAGGAGAAACCAGCGTTTTAGTCACAGCTACTCGCTCATCAGCCAGAGAAGGCATGGATTTCTTGCCTTTGACAGTAGATTACGAAGAAAGACTATACGCAGCAGGTCGCATTCCTGGTGGGTTTTTGAGAAGAGAAGGTCGCCCGCCAGAAAAAGTTATCCTTATCAGTCGGTTGATAGATCGCCCCTTACGTCCCCTATTTCCTCAGTGGTTGCGCGATGACATCCAAATTGTCGCTACCACCTTATCGATAGATGAACTAGTACCTCCAGACGTTCTGGCAGTAACTGGAGCTTCCATAGCTGTTAGTTTAGCCCAAATTCCCTTTGCAGGACCAATGGCAGCCGTCAGAGTGGGACTTGTGGGCGATGATTTTATCCTTAATCCCACCTATAAAGAAATAGAGATTGGGGATTTAGATCTAGTTGTCGCTGGTACTCCACAAGGGGTAATCATGGTGGAGGCAAGAGCCAATCAATTACCAGAAAAAGATATTATTGAGGCGATCGATTTTGGCTATGAAGCGGTACTAGAGTTAATTACGGCTCAAAGAGAATTATTATCAGGACTAAACCTGGAATTAGTTCAAGCCGAACCGCCTGTAGTTGATTTGACCTTACAGGAATATA contains these protein-coding regions:
- a CDS encoding site-2 protease family protein, translating into MFIETLLTDPLLFIRLIIILVVSITIHELAHGIVALSQGDNTPQVTGHMTLNPVVHMGWESLIFLCLVGIAWGQMPVNPSKFRYHKLSNILVSAAGPVSNLGLASIGIAGLYLSKDNGLVSQEFLYLAAQINITLCLFNLLPIPPLDGFHICSEIFPGLKWLENSYFGLFAMMIIWITGIGTIFFVVSQWIICKLVPTLSVCSF
- a CDS encoding WGR domain-containing protein; the encoded protein is MKLVKRTTLHNQEGSSDKVYEVDLYQVEPDKYLVNFRYGRRGTNLKEGTKTDTPVDLKAAEKVFDKLVASKVKGGYQDVTVAETASVKPVTKDPAARQQAILKCIAEGGSPKWSLERAIWRAGELKIAEATPLIIPLLGGGNDLKDYCIAAALGNCGGKGAIPALINLYQKPSTPDFVSRIAFEGLLKLSDEETRSQLQSEMIDLLPTELQTTVKRGSATDFCKILTNYLETDDYRRFEVLDTLYRIDNQYARPALLNILRTAPLRPNYWQRMRHIFKMAEYRQDAEVFGILTYRLEKEAAMFDSDRYYIKLPNGTWVRKYQYEYNQETREYRKWDNPEYKNAMSAPDAKLGYSNQTRNYLRRRVWRTLTELGEEQDSQYINLATQILLQYSDTDAESPRSSTFYRWEREGGNWRSIAYHHHWDSFARYHLLYHILYENSDRYQLKHNSKAWCCVEPYQPGNAEPEAREESFPELWEQNPEALLKLLLESNCQPVHKFAVKAIRCCQDFCSQIELSSLIKLLQKPYEITAKLGFELLEGKYDPNVFNLELILAALNSAYKPARERSHEWILSQQSYFLQDSNFVATLITNEHPDNRLFARELLSTHIWDDGNRAKVFIGRLIAILIGLEDSQANLAQEIGETLLVSFTPQLSNLGLGVILDLLKHSLKEVQELAAQILLNHEIKAVDLPTELIESLLDSQHESIRLIGIRIFGKLPSEILSQRYELLLSMTTHKLASIRQEVRPIVGRLSRESADFSQRISDELINKLSRQEKVEGLHEYIVNLLQNEVTDWMKQVTKSQVMKLLESQSVFAQELGLNLLQNSSETWLAELEVLELVKLASHELIKVREIAQSIVTQRVNILKSDASAMKVAVKLLESKWEDTQNFAQALFTEKIQLQEWTPEILISICDSVKENVREFGRELVNKTFQQSYGEEYLLKLSEHPSADMQLFATDYLTDYASGRSAKIEELKSYFIRVLSLVNRGAVAKKRVFTFLEREATQSEFVASLVAEIMTRQSMTICISDRAKAIQLLHQIQRHYPHISLPISVKPVTLTR
- the larE gene encoding ATP-dependent sacrificial sulfur transferase LarE is translated as MLVEKLEQLKSIFAEMECALIAYSGGVDSTLVAKVAYDVLGDRAVAVTAESASLLPEELEDARIQAAAIGISHRIVQTQEMENPNYTSNPVNRCYFCKSELHDTLKPLARQMGYPYVVDGVNADDLRDYRPGIQAAKERGARSPLAEVGITKAEVRELSQKLGLPWWDKPAQPCLSSRFPYGEEITLPKLQRVGRAEVYLQKLGWKTLRVRSVGDTAKIELPVEQIQNFVASTDLPALVSKFQELGFVYVTLDLEGFQSGKLNQVLTPAKIPVTS
- a CDS encoding SWIM zinc finger family protein, which codes for MEFNYAYSGNTGVIERANNTQMSFAPDLTRQPTYFMGELRQNIAFREAISALHDVVISDLRFKPKDKTAYKEWAAQQLEIDWQLVAAQKQEIKQKIDRLNAEIQSLRHRSYERLKPLYQARQKYFDYIYQKDRDAWFVLDPVITVHPDEVFFECFSMDESSYGRLGASYEVFKDIKEFACGTTNVDYSASLYDEFQKIRTYKTTQLQVDPSGFEVQTTSESAYKEVKIDLPDTWVRGFLQVSSAMSLPTIQFDLQPMDVYNLCMVLRRHKEKQGPRSLRYHLQPGQPVWLVFEPWNIEVICPRSIYTGSSEQTIRVWGRRRLLILERLISVAKKFTVHLLGTGMPSFYVADLGDMSFTLGLSGWTANDWSSSGNFDLMAPRGNVDAATKQTVFQALKTTWRETPSQLAKRLNLSQSTVLGALSSYTQAGRAIYDLNKQVYRVRELSREPLPMDKLRFTNEREASATRFLQENVVKVTEANQNGGVLTLTGEVKERLKTYNPTVKIDGDERIIAAECTCNWHQQNKLYKGPCEHILALRMHHARQCL
- a CDS encoding HAD family hydrolase → MSQLRALLFDVDGTLADTERDGHRVAFNQAFAEAGLDWNWSVELYGKLLEVTGGKERIRHYLKTYCPELSIPSDDEIAGLHATKTKYYLELIAQGKVPLRPGVLRLIQEAREAGLRLAIATTTTMANVTNLLDKTLDPSLFEAIAAGDIVPQKKPAPDIYNYILKEMDLAPEECMAFEDSHPGLRSSTGANLTTIITVNDYTKHQDFSSAPLVLNHFGEPDLPCTVLSGKIQDLKYLDLGTIQQLHAMCV
- a CDS encoding 50S ribosomal protein L25/general stress protein Ctc; the encoded protein is MQLTVECQQRVAGSKARALRRSGTIPAVLYGHKGNESVSLTIEAKAAENLLKRAAVNNTLIDLSIPELSWSGKALLREVQKHPWKNNTYHLSFFAVSAQSHVDVQIPLHFTGEAPGVKVEGGILDPIMNEMNVRCAPDSIPDGIDISVTGLGLGDSLLVKDIVLPAGVSSLDEPEQTVVKVLAPQTSGEAEA